The DNA segment GCTTTCGAACAGCGCCGTGCCACCCCAGACGATCACCTTGAATTTTGCCGCGATTGAGTCCGATATCAATCGATCGCTTCCGTCATACAAACAACTCGATTCCGGGAATATGGAAGTCGTTTTCGCCGCTTCGCCGGCAATGTTCGACGGGCGCTTCGCCAATATCGGCTGGCTGCAGGAATTGCCCGATTCCATTACCAAAATCACCTGGGATAATCCCGTTTTAATCAGTCATCGCACCGCGCAAGCCCTGAAAGTGGAAAGCGGAGACCTGGTGCAGTTGGAATGGCAGGGGAATAAAATGGAAGCGGCCGTTTATGTCCTCCCCGGCCACGCCGACAACTCCGTCACCCTGCAATTGGGATATGGCCAAAGCGGACTGGGGCGAATTGCCGATGGGGTCGGATTTGATACCTATAGACTGCGCCAGTCCCAAAATAAAGATTTCGGCGACGGTCTAATCGTGACAAAGACCGGGAGAACCTATAAACTCTCGACCACGCAGAATCATCAGACCATGGAAGGGCGGCCGATGGTTCGCGAAGGCACGATTGATGAATACCGTCAACGGCCCAATTTCGCCGCCGAGATGGTCAAACTTCCCCTGATTGAATCAATTTTCACGGAACACAAGTATGATACCGGGTACCAGTGGGGCATGACCGTCGACCTCAACGCCTGCACCGGCTGCAACGCCTGCACCATCGCCTGTCAGAGCGAGAACAATATCCCGATCGTCGGCAAAGAACAGGTGTCGCGGGGGCGGGAGATGCACTGGATCCGGAATGACCGCTATTTTGTCGGCGATACTGATACTCCCGAAATGGCCCATCAGGTGGTGGCCTGCCAGCAGTGTGAAAACGCCCCGTGCGAGACCGTCTGCCCGGTGGCGGCCACCGTGCATGACCATGAAGGTTTGAATGTCATGACCTATAACCGCTGTATCGGCACCCGCTACTGCTCCAATAATTGTCCGTACAAAGTGCGGCGCTTCAACTTCTTTAACTATACCAATAAACTGCCTCAAACCATAAAGATGGCCCAGAACCCGGATGTCACCGTCCGGTTCCGCGGCGTCATGGAAAAATGCACCTTCTGCGTCCAGCGCATCGTGCGCGGCAAGGATAAGGCGAAACTGGAGGGACGAGAGGTCCGCGACGGTGAAATTATCACCGCCTGTCAGCAAACCTGCCCGGCACAGGCTATTGTCTTCGGCAATATTAACGACCCGGATAGCCGGGTTTCGCAAATAAAGAAAAGTAACAGAAATTACCAGATCCTGGCGGAATTGAACACCAAGCCGCGCAATTCCTATCTGGCGCGGATTCGCAATCCCCACCCGGAACTGGAAAACCATAAACCTGTTACAGGATAATAATTGCTTTAAGAATAGGGAAGAGTGAGTTCGAATATTTCAGATCCGGGCCGCCTGTATATCGATGAGCCGCCGCTTGTAACCGGGAACCAGACTTTCGCCTCCGTCACGGAGAAAATCAGCAGTATTACGGAGCGAAAAGTCTCGAAATACTGGTACCTGGCCATCTCCATCACCGGCGCCATGACCGGCCTGCTTTTTATTTCCATTGGATACCTGGTCTGGGAAGGAATCGGTATCTGGGGCGTCATGATCCCGGTCGGCTGGGGCTGGGCGATCGTCAACTTTGTTTTCTGGGTCGGTATCGGCCATGCCGGAACCCTGATCTCGGCCATTCTCTATCTGCTCCGCCAGCATTGGCGCACCTCCATAAATCGCTTCGCCGAGGCGATGACACTCTTCGCCGTAATTTGCGCCCTTATTTTCCCCGGCGTGCATGTCGGACGGGTCTGGGTCGCCTACTGGCTGGCCCCGGTTCCGAATCAGATGGGTCTCTGGCCCAATTTCCGCAGTCCCCTGTTATGGGATTTCTTTGCCGTCGGCACCTATTTTACCGCCTCTCTTCTTTTCTGGTACACCGGCCTGATTCCCGATCTGGCCACTTTACGTAACCGGGCCGTCAAGAGAATTAAGAAAATTCTGTTCGGGATATTATCGTTAGGCTGGCGCGGCGGCAATCGCCAGTGGAAACATTATGAACTGGCGTACCTGATTCTGGCCGGAATCTCCACGCCGCTGGTTCTTTCGGTGCATAGCGTTGTCAGTACCGATTTTGCCGTAAGTATCCTTCCCGGCTGGCACTCGACCATTTTCCCACCCTATTTTGTGGCCGGGGCGATATTTTCCGGATTCGCCATGGTCGTCACTCTGGGGATTATCGCGCGTCAGGCCTTCCAACTCGAAGACTTTATAACGATCAACCATCTCGAAAAAATGGCCAAAATCATGATGGTGACCGGTATGATGGTCGGATATGCCTATCTGATCGAATTTTTCATGGCCTGGTACAGCGGCAATGAGTACGAGGCGTTCACCTATCTCAACCGGGCCTTCGGACCGTACGCCTGGGCCTACTGGATAATGTTCCTCTGCAATGTGATTGTGCCGCAGATTTACTGGGTCAAGAAGTTCCGCACCAGTATTCCGATTTTATTTGTCTCATCGATCCTTGTCAATGTCGGCATGTGGTTCGAGAGATTCGTTATCGTAATAACATCACTCTCGCGAGATTTTATGCCGGCCAATTGGGGATACTACAAACCGACCTTCTGGGATATCTCGACTTTCGTCGGTTCCGTCGGCTTGTTCCTGACCCTTTTCTTGCTCTTCGTCCGCTACCTCCCGATTATTGCCATGTCGGAAGTCAAAGGGGTTCTGCCCGCCGCCAATCCTCATAATTATGGGGGTGAACATGCTGGGGGAGGGGAGAAATAATGCTCGGAACTCCGAAAAAAACCGATTTCATCCTGGCGGAATTTTCCGACCCGGCGGCCCTGATTGAGGGCGCGAAAAAAATGCGCGATGCCGGATACAAGAAATTCGATTGTCATTCCCCCTTCCCGATTCATGGAATGGATCGGGCCATGGGACTCAAACGATCCCCGATCGGATGGATCGCCGGTCTCTGGGCGATTATCGGGGCCGGCGGCGGTTTGGCCCTGCAGTGGTACGCCATGTCGGTCAGTTACCCGCTTGTCATCGCCGGCAAGCCGTATTTCGCTTTTCAGGCCTATGTCCCGGTGACATTCGCCTTCGGCGTTTTGGGCGGAGCTTTTGCCTCCCTCTTCGGCATGCTGATAATCAACCGCTTGCCACGGCTGAATCATCCCTTATTCAATTCGGAACGATTCAAGCGTCTGACTGTTGATGCCTTCTTCATAAGTCTGGAATCGGATGATCCGTTGTATGATGAAAGCAAATCCCCGGCATTCCTGGAATCTGCCGGCGGTAAAAATATTGAAATTTTGAGGGACGAATGAAATCCGGAATTCAAAATATCTGGTTGATTTTCCTGTCGGGAGCCTTTCTATTGGCGGCCGTAATTGGTTGCGGCCGCGGCATTCCATTCGAAAAACCGCCGACTCATATCGACCGCGGCATGAGCGAACAGCCGAAATTTAAGCCCCAGTCGGAAAATGACTTTTTTGCCGATAAAGCGTCGATGCGGATGCCGGTGCCGGGGACCGTTTCCCACGATGAACTGCGCGATAATACCGAATATTATTTAGGCAAAAATGCCAAGGGCGAGTTCCTTGCCAAAGCGCCGGTTCCTATCACCATGCAGAATCTCAAAAGAGGGCAGGAGCGGTTCAATATTTACTGCGCTCCCTGTCACAGCCGGGTCGGCGACGGCAAAGGGATTATGGTGAACCGCGGCTATCCCCCTCCGCCGTCATAT comes from the Candidatus Zixiibacteriota bacterium genome and includes:
- a CDS encoding Polysulfide reductase NrfD, producing MSSNISDPGRLYIDEPPLVTGNQTFASVTEKISSITERKVSKYWYLAISITGAMTGLLFISIGYLVWEGIGIWGVMIPVGWGWAIVNFVFWVGIGHAGTLISAILYLLRQHWRTSINRFAEAMTLFAVICALIFPGVHVGRVWVAYWLAPVPNQMGLWPNFRSPLLWDFFAVGTYFTASLLFWYTGLIPDLATLRNRAVKRIKKILFGILSLGWRGGNRQWKHYELAYLILAGISTPLVLSVHSVVSTDFAVSILPGWHSTIFPPYFVAGAIFSGFAMVVTLGIIARQAFQLEDFITINHLEKMAKIMMVTGMMVGYAYLIEFFMAWYSGNEYEAFTYLNRAFGPYAWAYWIMFLCNVIVPQIYWVKKFRTSIPILFVSSILVNVGMWFERFVIVITSLSRDFMPANWGYYKPTFWDISTFVGSVGLFLTLFLLFVRYLPIIAMSEVKGVLPAANPHNYGGEHAGGGEK
- a CDS encoding Quinol:cytochrome c oxidoreductase monoheme cytochrome subunit; this encodes MKSGIQNIWLIFLSGAFLLAAVIGCGRGIPFEKPPTHIDRGMSEQPKFKPQSENDFFADKASMRMPVPGTVSHDELRDNTEYYLGKNAKGEFLAKAPVPITMQNLKRGQERFNIYCAPCHSRVGDGKGIMVNRGYPPPPSYHEERLIKIQDGYIFDVITNGIRNMPSYRHQIPVADRWDIVLYVRALQRSWNATINDIPEELRQNIR
- a CDS encoding conserved hypothetical protein (Evidence 4 : Unknown function but conserved in other organisms); this translates as MLGTPKKTDFILAEFSDPAALIEGAKKMRDAGYKKFDCHSPFPIHGMDRAMGLKRSPIGWIAGLWAIIGAGGGLALQWYAMSVSYPLVIAGKPYFAFQAYVPVTFAFGVLGGAFASLFGMLIINRLPRLNHPLFNSERFKRLTVDAFFISLESDDPLYDESKSPAFLESAGGKNIEILRDE